The genomic interval CAGCTCCAGGTGTTCGCCCTGCTCTGCCTCTATCTATTGGAAGTCCGCGGCGAGCGCGGCGCCATTATCAAGACAATCACTACCACCAGCCTGACTTACCGCCTCGGGGAGATTTTCCAGGTACCGGTCTATGAGACGGCGGTAGGGTTTAAATACGTCGCCCCCATGATGCGCTCCAAGAACGCCCTTATCGGCGGGGAGGAAAGCGGCGGCTACGGCTTCCGCGGGCATGTCCTGGAAAGGGACGGCGTCCTGGCCAACCTCTATTTCCTGGACCTGATGGTGCGCACCGGCAAAAAGCCCTCGGAGCTTATTGAATACCTGTATAGTCGGGTAGGGCCGCACCATTACCGGCGGGTGGATATCACCTTCCCGGAAAGCCAGCGGCAGGCCATTATCCAGCGGGTGCGGGACAACCCGCCGCAGACTATCGATAACGTTAAGGTGGTAAAAACAGACACCACGGAGGGGTTCCGCTTTTTCCTGGCGGACAATACCTGGCTGCTCATCCGGTTCTCCGGCACGGAGCCCCTGCTGCGGATTTACGCGGAAACGGACTCGCCGGAGCGGGCGGAAAAGCTGCTGGAAATCGGCCGGAAAATGGCGGGAGTGTAATTATTGCCAGCCCGCCGGAACGCTCATGGGGAGTATGTCGGACCATCGCGCGGGCGGGTCATTGCGAGGAGCGAAGCGGCAATCTCTATCGACGTGATACCGATGGTTGCGCCTCGTTTGCAACAACCTTTAGCGACATCAAAAGAAGGCGGTAGTGCAAATGTCTGATATCAACCTCGATGACGTAAAAATTTACGCGAAGAACGACCCCGACGGCATGCTGGCGCGCATTAAGGAATTGCCCCTGCAAATCAAGCAGGCTTGGCAGTCCGCCATGTCTTTCCCCCTCCCCCCGGATTATAAAAACGTAAATAAAGTGGTGGTGCTGGGCATGGGCGGCTCGGCCATCGGCGGTGACCTGGTGCGCAGCCTGGCGCAGGCGGAAGCCGGGGTGCCGGTCATCGTCCACCGGGACTACGGCCTGCCCGCTTACGTGGATGATAAAACGCTGCTGATAGCCTCCAGCTATTCCGGCAACACGGAGGAGACGCTCTCCGGCTTTGAACCGGCGCTGAAGACGGGCGCCAAAAAGCTGGCGATGACCACCGGCGGCAAGCTGGAGCAGATGGCGCAGGCTAATCATATTCCGGTTTTCAAGATAGAATACCAGGCCCAGCCGCGGGCGGCCCTCGGCTACAGCTTTATCCCCACCCTGGCCGTGATGCAGCGGCTTGGCTTCATCAGTGATAAGTCGGCGGACGTGGCGGAAACGGTAAAGGTGCTGGAAAACCTCGCCTCAAAACTGGAGGAAAAGTCGCTGGAAAAGTCCAATCCCGCCAAGCAGGTGGCGCGGCGGCTTTACGGGCATTTGCCGGTGGTCTACGGCGCGGGCATCGCCTCCGAGGCGGCACATCGCTGGAAGACCCAGCTCAACGAAAACAGCAAGGCCTGGGCTTTTTACGAGGCCTTCCCGGAGCTCAACCACAACGCCACGGTCGGTTTCCCGCTGCCCAAAGAAGTGGCGTCCAAGATACGGGTTGTCTTGTTGCGCTCGCCGCTGTTCAACCAGCGCATCAAGCTCCGCTACGAGGTGACCTGCGAGCTTCTCAAGCAGTCCGGCGTGGCTTATGAGTTCGTGGATGGGGAGGGGCAAAGCGCCCTGGCGCAGATGGTCAGCCTGGTGATGTTCGGGGACTTTGCCAGCTACTACCTGGCTATTTTATATCAGGTGGACCCGTCCCCGGTTAAGGTTATTTCATATCTAAAGGACAAATTGGCCAGGGGGTAGGGATGGAGCTGAAGGGCAAGCGCGTAACCATACGCCCGGTAACGGAAACGGATATCCCCGTTATTCACCGGTGGTGGAACGACCCCGTGGTCATGCGTGAAGTCCGCGCTGAAAAACTCAAGCCCTCCCTGGAGATGGTCCGCAAGCACTGGGCCGCCTGGCAAAATCCCGGCCCCCGGGACTTCCATATGTTCATCATCTGCCTGGGCGGTAAACCCATCGGGGAAATCGGCTACCGCTGTACCGACTCGGACACGCAGACGTTCTCCCTGGACATAAAAATAGGGGAGACTGATTTATGGGGTCGGGGACTGGCCGCCGCGGCCAACCGACTTTTTATCGACTGGCTTTTTAACGGGCTGCATGCCCGGCGCCTTACCGTAGAACCCGGCGACTGGAATCAGCGCAGCATCCGCCTGGCGCAAAAGTGCGGCTTTAAGGAAATCCGGCGCGAGGCATCCCCGGCCAACGCGTTTTTCGATGGTGGGGTGGGGGTCACCATGCAGCTGGATAGGGATTAACTTCTCTTCAGTGAGGCGGCGGAACGCCGCCGGACTGTTTACTCACCGGCGAGGCTTCTTTTTCATGCCCTTTCACCTTCAAAAAGAAGGTCAGCACCAGACCTACCAGCAAGATGAAGAAACCTATCAAAAATGCCTCGGCGATAGAGGAGGCCAGCGCCCGGTGCAGGGTGTCCATAACCTGGTCGAACACCGAGGCATCCAGTCCCGGCTGGGTAAGCATTTCTTTGAGCTGGGCCTGCGCCTCGGGGCTGACCAGCGCCTGGGGATTATGGGCCATGGCGATAATACTATCCATCGGCACGGCATCCTTGACGGCTGCCGGAATCTGGTTGATAAAAGCCGAGAAAAACCGGTTATTCATTATCGACCCTAAAACGGCCAGGCCGACGGCCCCGCCGAAGGAGCGGATGAAGGTGTTGGAAGAAGTAGCCACCCCGAGCATGCTATATGGTACGGTGTTCTGAATGGCGAGCGTATAGACCGGGAAGGAAATGCCCATGCCGAACCCGGTAATGACCACGCCGGTCATCACCTGCCAGTAATGCGATGCGGGGCTGAGGCGGCTGAGGGTGAACATCCCCGCACAAATCAAGGACATGGAAATGATACCCAGTATCCGGTAATGCACCTTGGGTGTGGACATCAGGCGTCCCGTGATGATGCCGGAAATCATCACGGCTATTGATTGCGGTATCTGCATGTTACCGCTGGCCGTCGCGGAAGCCCCCAGCACCCCCTGGAAGAAAAGCGGCACGAAGATTATCGACCCGAACATGCCCATCCCCACCAGGAAAGATACCAGGTTGGATATAGCTACAATCCGGTTCTTCATCATGGACAGGGGAATGATAGGCTCCGGCGAACGCATTTCAAAAAAGATGAACAGGCCCAGCATCAACGCGGCGAAAGCAAACATCCCGATTATCTGGGGGGAACCCCAGGCGTAGGTCACGCCGCCCCAGGACAAAGCCAACATCGCCGGGACAATCGTCAGCACCAGGGTAATCAGCCCCGGGATATCTATGGAATGCTTCAGACTATCCGCTTTGAATTTGGGGAAGAATTTGATAAAGGCCAGGACTACGAACACTCCCAGGGGTACGTTGATGAAAAAC from Dehalococcoidales bacterium carries:
- a CDS encoding bifunctional phosphoglucose/phosphomannose isomerase, translated to MSDINLDDVKIYAKNDPDGMLARIKELPLQIKQAWQSAMSFPLPPDYKNVNKVVVLGMGGSAIGGDLVRSLAQAEAGVPVIVHRDYGLPAYVDDKTLLIASSYSGNTEETLSGFEPALKTGAKKLAMTTGGKLEQMAQANHIPVFKIEYQAQPRAALGYSFIPTLAVMQRLGFISDKSADVAETVKVLENLASKLEEKSLEKSNPAKQVARRLYGHLPVVYGAGIASEAAHRWKTQLNENSKAWAFYEAFPELNHNATVGFPLPKEVASKIRVVLLRSPLFNQRIKLRYEVTCELLKQSGVAYEFVDGEGQSALAQMVSLVMFGDFASYYLAILYQVDPSPVKVISYLKDKLARG
- a CDS encoding GNAT family N-acetyltransferase; its protein translation is MELKGKRVTIRPVTETDIPVIHRWWNDPVVMREVRAEKLKPSLEMVRKHWAAWQNPGPRDFHMFIICLGGKPIGEIGYRCTDSDTQTFSLDIKIGETDLWGRGLAAAANRLFIDWLFNGLHARRLTVEPGDWNQRSIRLAQKCGFKEIRREASPANAFFDGGVGVTMQLDRD
- a CDS encoding MDR family MFS transporter, with product MQNSGLSAPEHAYTFTKSQVRWTMAGVMLAMLLSALDQTIVGTAMPRIIADLSGFSQYTWVTSIYMITSAVTVPIVGKLSDMYGRKTFYVIGIGIFVAFSLACGFAQNMTQLIIFRGLQGIGGGVMMTNAFTVIADIFPPRERGKYQGLMTAVFSFASVIGPSTGGLLTDNLSWHWVFFINVPLGVFVVLAFIKFFPKFKADSLKHSIDIPGLITLVLTIVPAMLALSWGGVTYAWGSPQIIGMFAFAALMLGLFIFFEMRSPEPIIPLSMMKNRIVAISNLVSFLVGMGMFGSIIFVPLFFQGVLGASATASGNMQIPQSIAVMISGIITGRLMSTPKVHYRILGIISMSLICAGMFTLSRLSPASHYWQVMTGVVITGFGMGISFPVYTLAIQNTVPYSMLGVATSSNTFIRSFGGAVGLAVLGSIMNNRFFSAFINQIPAAVKDAVPMDSIIAMAHNPQALVSPEAQAQLKEMLTQPGLDASVFDQVMDTLHRALASSIAEAFLIGFFILLVGLVLTFFLKVKGHEKEASPVSKQSGGVPPPH